DNA from Desulfobacterales bacterium:
TAACAATATCGATCTCATCACCGGGACGCACCCGGTAGGACGCCTTGGTCTTGAGCCGGGCGTTGAGCGAAACCCGGCCGCTTCTGATCAACTCGGCGATCATGGTGCGCGACGCGGCCGGCAACCGCACGGCAAGATATTGATCCAGCCGCTGGCCGGCCGCGCTTGTGGTTACCGGAAAACAATGCCGGCCCGGGACGATTTCGCCGGTCACCCGGGCCGGAGAAGCGATATGATCAACCTGGTTCTTCAAAAGACAGCTGCGGGGAAGGGATATATTTGCTAGGCCACGCACTCCTTTCAGCTGAAGATCTTCTCGATCTGCCGTTCCACCTGGTTCTCTTCGGTCTGCTTGGCAATGGAGAGTTCCTTGATCAGGAGATTCTTGGCCGTATCCATCATCTTCCGCTCGCCATAGGAGAGATCCTTGTCCTCCTGGAGCAGATAAAGATCCCGCAGCACCTCGGCAACCTCGAATACCGAACCGGTCTTGATCTTCTCCATATATTCCCGGTAACGGCGATTCCAGGTCTTGGCTCCGATCTCAACATCCTTTTCCTGGAGGATCAGATAGACCCTGTCCACGTCGGTGGAAGAAACAATGCTGCGCAACCCGACATTCTTGCTGGTGGCCGTTGGAATCATGATC
Protein-coding regions in this window:
- a CDS encoding CarD family transcriptional regulator, coding for MAVYPAHGVGVIQSIEQRRVGDCEQAFYVMKILNNNMVIMIPTATSKNVGLRSIVSSTDVDRVYLILQEKDVEIGAKTWNRRYREYMEKIKTGSVFEVAEVLRDLYLLQEDKDLSYGERKMMDTAKNLLIKELSIAKQTEENQVERQIEKIFS